Proteins co-encoded in one Halorussus vallis genomic window:
- a CDS encoding DUF7533 family protein, which produces MSKPGIIGTIQLAATLVFALPVGLLGVNKLLAGETVVGGAFLGVAVLMVALEEYLTTPTDVPASLAEKTVGKVAKTPDDEE; this is translated from the coding sequence ATGAGCAAACCGGGCATCATCGGCACGATTCAACTGGCGGCGACGCTCGTGTTCGCCCTCCCGGTGGGGCTACTGGGCGTGAACAAACTGCTGGCGGGCGAGACGGTCGTCGGCGGCGCGTTCCTCGGGGTCGCGGTCCTGATGGTCGCCCTGGAGGAGTATCTGACGACGCCGACCGACGTTCCGGCCAGCCTGGCCGAGAAGACGGTCGGCAAGGTGGCCAAGACCCCCGACGACGAGGAGTGA